A part of Alphaproteobacteria bacterium genomic DNA contains:
- a CDS encoding sugar phosphate isomerase/epimerase family protein: MQLTMATVTIHGSLDKKLTAIGDAGFSGVEIFATELEPAGHDPATVGRMAADAGLAVTTFMPFREFEGLPEPLRTKAFDRAERAFDIMQALGTGLLLVCTNVSPDAQPGTARAVDDFRELGERAAARGVRIGVEPLAWGRYISDYRDGWDIIRRVDHPNVGIVLDTFHVLGLDLPVDAIREIPGEKIFDIQITDMTPRLDRDLMTWSRHHRCLPGRGAYDLVPFVRAVEATGYDGVMSLEIFDDGAVTETPQRIAEEGLRSLRGLLAD; encoded by the coding sequence ATGCAACTGACGATGGCGACCGTGACGATCCACGGCAGTCTGGACAAAAAGCTGACGGCAATCGGCGATGCGGGATTTTCCGGCGTCGAAATATTCGCAACCGAGCTCGAACCGGCGGGGCACGATCCCGCGACCGTCGGCCGGATGGCCGCCGATGCGGGCCTTGCGGTAACGACCTTCATGCCCTTCCGTGAATTCGAGGGGCTGCCGGAACCGCTGCGAACGAAGGCCTTCGACCGGGCGGAACGGGCCTTCGATATCATGCAGGCGCTGGGTACCGGCCTGTTGCTGGTCTGCACCAATGTCTCGCCGGACGCGCAGCCGGGAACCGCGCGGGCGGTTGACGATTTCCGCGAACTGGGCGAACGGGCCGCCGCGCGCGGGGTGCGGATCGGCGTCGAACCGCTGGCCTGGGGCCGCTATATCAGCGATTACCGGGATGGGTGGGACATCATCCGCCGGGTCGATCATCCGAATGTCGGGATCGTGCTGGATACGTTTCACGTATTGGGGCTCGATCTGCCGGTTGATGCAATTCGCGAAATACCGGGCGAGAAAATCTTCGATATCCAGATTACGGACATGACCCCGCGCCTGGACCGGGACCTGATGACCTGGAGCCGCCACCACCGCTGCCTGCCCGGACGCGGGGCCTATGACCTTGTCCCCTTCGTGCGGGCGGTGGAGGCGACGGGCTATGACGGGGTCATGTCGCTGGAAATTTTCGACGACGGCGCGGTAACCGAGACGCCGCAGCGGATCGCGGAGGAAGGGCTGCGGTCCTTGCGGGGACTTCTGGCGGACTGA
- a CDS encoding orotate phosphoribosyltransferase, whose protein sequence is MTADPARITARILIETESVLFRPEDPFVLTSGRTSPVYIDCRRLIGFPRARAKLMDMGAALIEEAIGFESIDVVAGGETAGIPFAAWIADRLMLPMAYVRKQPKGFGRNARIEGLVKVGDRALLVEDLATDGGSKISFVEGLREAGATCAHTFVIFHYGIFPQGVTNLESHGVKLHALATWWDVLSCAEEESYFNPSALGAVRAYLNDPKAWSDANPASAA, encoded by the coding sequence ATGACTGCCGATCCCGCCCGCATCACCGCCCGTATCCTGATCGAAACGGAATCCGTCCTGTTCCGTCCGGAAGATCCGTTCGTCCTGACCAGCGGGCGGACCAGCCCGGTCTATATCGACTGCCGTCGGCTGATCGGCTTTCCCCGCGCCCGCGCGAAACTGATGGATATGGGCGCGGCGCTGATCGAGGAAGCCATCGGTTTCGAATCCATCGATGTGGTCGCCGGCGGGGAAACCGCCGGCATCCCCTTCGCCGCCTGGATCGCCGACCGGCTGATGCTGCCGATGGCCTATGTGCGCAAACAGCCCAAGGGGTTCGGCCGCAACGCCCGGATCGAGGGGCTGGTGAAGGTTGGCGACCGGGCGCTTCTGGTGGAGGATCTGGCGACCGATGGCGGCAGCAAGATCAGCTTCGTGGAGGGTCTGCGCGAGGCGGGGGCGACCTGCGCCCATACCTTCGTCATCTTCCATTACGGCATCTTCCCGCAGGGCGTCACCAACCTCGAATCCCACGGCGTGAAACTGCACGCGCTGGCCACCTGGTGGGACGTGCTGTCCTGCGCCGAGGAGGAAAGCTATTTCAATCCGTCGGCGCTTGGCGCCGTGCGGGCTTACCTCAACGACCCGAAGGCGTGGTCCGACGCAAACCCCGCATCGGCGGCCTGA
- a CDS encoding crotonase/enoyl-CoA hydratase family protein, which produces MPHTVLVARNGPVTTVTINRPAVRNAVDNPTAEALAEALRQFDGDGDARVAVICGAGGTFCAGADLKAIASGARRERYKVDGEGPMGPTRLALSKPLIAAVSGYAVAGGMEIALLADLRVMEEDAVFGVFCRRWGVPLIDGGTVRLPRIVGEGRALDLILTGRPVGAAEALSMGLANRVVPSGTSRKAAETLAHEIAAFPQLCMNTDRASVYRQWGMTVEDAMRAEFAAGMKAVETEGVQGAAQFAAGAGRHGSFGGGT; this is translated from the coding sequence ATGCCGCACACCGTCCTTGTAGCGCGAAACGGTCCGGTCACGACCGTGACCATCAACCGGCCAGCCGTCCGCAATGCGGTCGATAACCCGACCGCCGAAGCGCTGGCCGAGGCCCTGCGGCAATTCGACGGCGACGGCGACGCCCGCGTCGCCGTGATATGCGGCGCCGGCGGCACGTTCTGCGCCGGGGCCGACCTGAAAGCGATCGCCTCCGGCGCCCGGCGCGAACGCTACAAGGTTGATGGCGAAGGCCCGATGGGGCCAACGCGGCTGGCGCTGTCGAAGCCGCTGATCGCCGCCGTGTCGGGCTATGCGGTCGCCGGCGGCATGGAGATCGCCCTGCTGGCCGACCTGCGGGTGATGGAGGAAGACGCCGTGTTCGGCGTGTTCTGCCGGCGCTGGGGCGTGCCGCTGATCGATGGCGGTACCGTGCGCCTGCCGCGGATTGTCGGCGAGGGGCGGGCGCTGGACCTGATCCTCACCGGCCGACCGGTCGGCGCCGCCGAAGCGCTGTCGATGGGGCTCGCCAATCGCGTGGTTCCCAGCGGTACATCGCGAAAGGCCGCCGAAACGCTGGCGCATGAAATCGCCGCCTTCCCGCAGCTTTGCATGAACACCGACCGGGCCTCGGTATACCGGCAGTGGGGCATGACCGTGGAAGACGCGATGCGCGCCGAATTCGCCGCCGGCATGAAGGCCGTCGAGACGGAAGGCGTGCAGGGCGCGGCGCAGTTTGCGGCAGGCGCCGGGCGTCACGGATCGTTCGGCGGAGGAACCTGA